One part of the Natronorubrum sediminis genome encodes these proteins:
- a CDS encoding DUF2267 domain-containing protein — protein sequence MQYDNFIGEVQHRAQLDSREAALSISRATLTTLSERIQPGEAENLGAQLPEELGRFLEVVDDVEQFAFDEFVDRVADREEVGDDDPADAAFHAQVVLDVVEEAVSVGALEDIKTQLPMDEGYDELFEIAESEGSPA from the coding sequence ATGCAGTACGATAACTTCATCGGCGAGGTTCAACACCGCGCCCAACTCGACTCTCGAGAGGCCGCACTGAGCATCAGCCGTGCGACGTTGACCACGCTCTCCGAACGAATCCAACCCGGCGAAGCCGAGAACCTCGGCGCGCAACTCCCCGAAGAACTCGGCCGGTTCCTCGAGGTGGTCGACGACGTCGAGCAGTTCGCCTTCGACGAGTTCGTCGACCGCGTCGCCGACCGCGAAGAAGTTGGTGACGACGACCCGGCCGATGCCGCGTTTCACGCCCAGGTCGTCCTCGACGTCGTCGAGGAAGCGGTCAGCGTGGGCGCGCTCGAGGATATCAAAACGCAACTCCCCATGGACGAGGGATACGACGAGCTATTCGAGATTGCAGAGAGCGAAGGGAGTCCGGCGTAA
- a CDS encoding redox-regulated ATPase YchF, whose translation MLSIALAGKPNAGKSTFYTAATMAEVDVANYPFTTIDANRGVSYVRTECPCLEREERCNADNCENGKRYVPIELLDVAGLVPGAHEGKGLGNQFLDELTNADVIVNVIDASGGTNEKGEPVDIGEHDPLEDIDFVEEEMDLWLAGIVEDNWESVERKSRSPDFDIDEVLADMLSGFGASPTQIAKVLRELEYPDDPIQWEDDHREELARLVRERTKPIVVAANKIDVAPQENVEKLLELDKPVIPTTAEGELALRRAADNDLVDYDPGDERLEIGDGVSDAQREALEGLAETMAEWDGTGVQSALNYAVYDLLEYLTAYPVEDAAKWSDGSGNVLPDAFLLPDGSTPVDLAYAVHSDIGDGYLHAVDAKSSREVSDEYELEESDVIKIVSTN comes from the coding sequence ATGCTTTCGATTGCGCTTGCCGGAAAGCCAAACGCCGGCAAGTCCACGTTCTACACTGCGGCGACGATGGCCGAGGTGGACGTCGCTAACTATCCGTTTACGACCATCGACGCCAACCGGGGCGTCAGCTACGTCCGAACCGAGTGTCCCTGCCTCGAGCGCGAGGAGCGCTGTAACGCCGACAATTGCGAGAATGGCAAGCGCTACGTTCCGATCGAACTGCTCGACGTCGCCGGTCTCGTTCCCGGGGCACACGAAGGGAAAGGGCTCGGCAACCAGTTCCTCGACGAACTGACCAACGCGGACGTGATCGTCAACGTCATCGACGCCTCCGGCGGGACGAACGAGAAGGGCGAACCGGTCGATATCGGCGAGCACGACCCACTCGAGGACATCGACTTCGTCGAGGAGGAGATGGACCTCTGGCTCGCGGGCATCGTCGAGGACAACTGGGAGTCCGTCGAGCGAAAGTCTCGATCGCCAGATTTCGACATCGACGAAGTCCTCGCGGACATGCTCTCGGGCTTTGGAGCCTCACCGACGCAGATCGCGAAAGTCCTGCGCGAACTCGAGTATCCCGACGATCCGATCCAGTGGGAGGACGACCACCGCGAGGAACTCGCGCGGCTGGTTCGCGAGCGAACCAAACCGATCGTCGTCGCCGCGAACAAGATCGACGTCGCCCCACAGGAGAACGTCGAGAAACTGCTCGAACTCGATAAGCCCGTAATTCCGACCACTGCGGAGGGAGAACTCGCCCTCCGCCGAGCCGCCGATAACGATCTCGTCGACTACGATCCCGGCGACGAACGCCTCGAGATCGGCGACGGCGTCAGCGACGCCCAGCGTGAAGCGCTCGAGGGACTCGCAGAGACGATGGCCGAGTGGGACGGCACGGGCGTCCAGTCCGCGCTGAACTACGCGGTGTACGACTTACTCGAGTATCTCACTGCGTACCCCGTCGAAGACGCCGCGAAGTGGTCCGACGGCAGTGGCAACGTCCTCCCCGACGCCTTCCTCCTGCCCGACGGCTCGACACCCGTTGACCTCGCCTACGCCGTCCACTCCGATATCGGCGACGGCTACCTCCACGCCGTCGACGCGAAGTCGAGTCGGGAAGTGAGCGACGAGTACGAACTCGAGGAGAGTGATGTGATCAAGATCGTAAGTACTAATTGA
- a CDS encoding asparaginase, with amino-acid sequence MNTTVLTTGGTIASTDSDGGPKPTQTGEELLEAVPELESHAELTIEDVAQVPSFEMDGETLEEIGERVRELDTDSAVDTVVITHGTDTMEETAYYLDVTTQPETPVFLTGAQRRPDEVSPDGPSNLLTAVRAGRAFRERDAGGTFVAFDEEIHSARYVTKTHTSALDAFQSTDAGPVAHVDRDGVAIHRPPRSETDPIEATSLERPVYTIKSGTGVTGELLEAALECGAEGLVVEGTGLGNATPGLAEGVRDAVESGVPVVVTSRCLEGRVTPAYGGDGGGERLREYGAIFGEDRSPRQARLRLALALEAVDDLESIRAVFEADA; translated from the coding sequence ATGAATACGACCGTACTCACCACGGGCGGCACCATCGCGAGCACCGATTCGGACGGCGGCCCGAAGCCGACGCAAACGGGCGAGGAACTGCTCGAGGCCGTCCCCGAACTCGAGTCCCACGCGGAGTTGACGATCGAAGACGTCGCACAGGTGCCGAGTTTCGAGATGGACGGTGAGACGCTCGAGGAAATCGGCGAACGCGTCCGAGAGCTGGACACCGATTCAGCGGTCGATACCGTCGTCATCACACACGGGACGGACACGATGGAGGAGACGGCGTATTACCTCGACGTCACGACACAGCCTGAGACGCCGGTGTTTCTGACGGGGGCACAGCGCCGACCCGACGAGGTGAGCCCCGACGGACCGAGTAACCTCCTGACGGCGGTTCGGGCCGGCCGTGCGTTCCGCGAGCGTGACGCGGGTGGGACGTTCGTCGCGTTCGACGAGGAGATCCACAGTGCGCGGTACGTGACGAAGACGCATACCTCCGCACTCGACGCGTTTCAATCGACGGATGCGGGGCCGGTTGCACACGTCGACCGAGACGGCGTCGCGATCCATCGCCCGCCTCGATCCGAGACGGACCCGATCGAGGCAACGTCGCTCGAGCGCCCCGTCTACACGATCAAGAGCGGAACCGGCGTCACGGGTGAGCTACTCGAGGCCGCCCTCGAGTGCGGGGCCGAGGGTCTCGTCGTCGAAGGAACCGGACTCGGAAACGCCACGCCGGGACTCGCCGAGGGCGTCCGCGACGCAGTCGAGTCGGGGGTTCCCGTCGTCGTTACGTCGCGGTGTCTCGAGGGACGAGTCACGCCAGCCTACGGGGGCGACGGCGGTGGTGAGCGCCTCCGCGAGTACGGGGCAATTTTCGGCGAGGATCGGTCGCCGCGGCAGGCAAGGCTTCGACTCGCACTCGCGCTCGAGGCCGTCGACGACCTCGAGTCGATTCGGG